Proteins encoded by one window of Rattus rattus isolate New Zealand chromosome 10, Rrattus_CSIRO_v1, whole genome shotgun sequence:
- the LOC116911466 gene encoding 60S ribosomal protein L37-like, translated as MTKGTSSFGKHCNKTHTLCCHCGSKAHHLQKSTCGKCGYPAKHKRKCNWSAKAKRRNTTGTGRMRHLKIVRHGFREGTTPKPKRAAVAASSSS; from the coding sequence ATGACAAAAGGAACGTCATCCTTTGGAAAGCATTGCAATAAGACGCACACACTGTGCTGCCACTGTGGCTCCAAGGCCCACCACCTTCAGAAGTCGACCTGTGGCAAATGTGGCTACCCTGCCAAGCACAAGAGAAAGTGTAACTGGAGTGCCAAGGCTAAGAGGCGAAACACTACCGGGACTGGTCGGATGAGGCACCTAAAGATTGTCAGACATGGATTCCGTGAAGGAACAACACCTAAACCCAAGAGGGCAGCTGTTGCAGCATCCAGTTCATCTTGA